A region of Kribbella sp. NBC_01245 DNA encodes the following proteins:
- a CDS encoding bifunctional [glutamine synthetase] adenylyltransferase/[glutamine synthetase]-adenylyl-L-tyrosine phosphorylase — protein MFERLDELDRHSPMATEDLLTALAATADPDLALQSLAGMAEALVAGGHDIAAFARTLELDPDFRHRLTVVLGASEALGRHLAVHPRHWYDLADPALAASHPSPDDVAACLATAVKAPRPLDALRIEYRRLLLRLAARDLAEGLLVDEVAAVLADLAGGALDAALQIARNLHPAAADCRLAIIAMGKCGGRELNYVSDVDVLFVAEPIEGQPEAPALKAATQLAATVMRICAEHTAEGTLWPVDAALRPEGKAGPLVRTLDSHLAYYRRWAKTWEFQALLKARPVAGDLELGKQYVDQTADLVWSAADRDGFVDDVQAMRRRVVDHIPAADADRQLKLGPGGLRDVEFAVQLLQLVHGRSDSAVRSGTTLIALEQLTTSGYVGRTDGAVLADAYRFLRSMEHRIQLYRLRRTHQVPDDDADLRRLGRSLGFTKEPVADLTNAWKKHALEVRRLHEKLFYRPLLAAVARIPGEEVRLTPEAAKQRLSALGYADPASALRHIEALSEGVSRRASIQRALLPAMLGWFAESPDPDAGLLAFRTISDSLGSTPWYLRQLRDEGASAERLAHLLASGRYAVDLLKRAPEATAMLADERELIPRTSEALLNEMLAAGRRHDAPETAIAAIRAVRRRELFRVAAADLSGLIEVEAVGEALTVITAATLGSALEVARRAVAAGPVFNGDEPTRLAIVAMGRFGGHELGYGSDADVMFVHDPLPGAEERTATDFATQVATELRRLLAIPGADPAVAIDADLRPEGRQGPLVRTLASYASYYARWSAVWEAQALLRADPLVGDSGLREAFRELIDPLRYPADGVPDRDVVEIRRVKARVDAERLPRGADPATHTKLGPGGLADVEWTVQLLQLREARRVPELRTTRTLAALEAAVDAGLVVRRDADVLRTAWCMATRVRNANMLVRARSGDSLPRDPRDLAAVAQICGYPPGETSRFSDDYRRRTRRARAAVNHLFWDD, from the coding sequence ATGTTCGAACGACTCGACGAGCTCGATCGGCACAGCCCGATGGCCACCGAGGACCTGCTGACGGCGTTGGCGGCGACGGCTGACCCGGATCTGGCCCTGCAGAGTCTGGCCGGGATGGCCGAGGCGCTGGTCGCCGGTGGGCACGACATCGCGGCGTTCGCCCGGACCCTCGAGCTCGACCCGGACTTCCGGCACCGCCTCACCGTCGTACTGGGTGCGAGTGAGGCGCTCGGCCGCCACCTCGCGGTGCATCCACGGCATTGGTACGACCTGGCCGATCCCGCGCTCGCCGCCAGTCACCCGAGCCCGGATGACGTCGCGGCCTGTCTCGCGACGGCGGTCAAGGCGCCTCGACCGTTGGACGCCTTGCGGATCGAGTACCGGCGTTTGTTGTTGCGGTTGGCGGCGCGCGATCTCGCCGAGGGCCTACTGGTCGACGAGGTGGCCGCCGTACTGGCCGATCTCGCTGGTGGGGCGTTGGACGCGGCGTTGCAGATCGCGCGGAACCTGCATCCCGCGGCGGCCGATTGCCGGCTCGCGATCATTGCCATGGGCAAGTGTGGTGGCCGGGAGCTCAACTACGTAAGCGATGTGGACGTTCTGTTCGTCGCCGAGCCGATCGAGGGCCAACCGGAGGCGCCTGCGCTGAAGGCGGCAACCCAACTCGCCGCGACCGTCATGCGGATCTGCGCGGAGCACACCGCCGAGGGCACCCTTTGGCCGGTCGACGCGGCGCTGCGGCCGGAGGGCAAGGCGGGACCGCTCGTGCGGACGCTGGACAGCCACCTCGCGTACTACCGCCGCTGGGCCAAGACGTGGGAGTTCCAGGCGCTGCTCAAGGCGCGACCCGTCGCGGGCGATCTCGAGCTTGGCAAGCAGTACGTCGACCAGACGGCCGACCTGGTGTGGTCCGCAGCCGACCGGGACGGGTTCGTCGACGACGTACAAGCGATGCGGCGACGCGTGGTGGACCACATCCCCGCGGCGGACGCCGATCGCCAGCTCAAGCTCGGGCCCGGCGGTCTGCGCGACGTCGAGTTCGCCGTACAGCTCCTGCAGTTGGTGCACGGCCGGAGCGATTCCGCGGTCCGCAGCGGTACGACGCTGATCGCGCTTGAGCAGCTCACCACCTCGGGATACGTCGGCCGGACTGACGGCGCCGTGCTCGCCGACGCCTATCGGTTCCTCCGGTCGATGGAGCACCGGATCCAGCTTTACCGCTTGCGCCGGACGCACCAGGTGCCCGATGACGACGCGGATCTGCGCCGCCTCGGTCGGTCGCTCGGTTTCACCAAGGAGCCGGTCGCCGATCTGACCAACGCCTGGAAGAAGCACGCGCTGGAGGTTCGGCGCCTGCACGAGAAGCTGTTCTACCGGCCGTTGCTCGCCGCGGTCGCACGCATTCCCGGCGAGGAGGTGCGGCTCACGCCCGAGGCGGCGAAACAACGATTGAGCGCCCTCGGGTACGCCGATCCGGCCTCGGCCCTGCGGCATATCGAGGCCTTGTCCGAAGGGGTTTCGCGGCGGGCGTCGATCCAGCGCGCGCTGTTGCCGGCGATGCTCGGCTGGTTCGCGGAATCGCCCGATCCGGATGCGGGTCTGCTCGCGTTCCGGACCATCTCCGACTCGCTCGGCTCCACCCCTTGGTACCTGCGCCAGCTCCGCGACGAAGGCGCCTCGGCCGAGCGGCTCGCGCATCTGCTCGCGAGTGGGCGGTATGCGGTCGACCTGCTGAAGCGCGCGCCCGAGGCGACGGCGATGCTCGCCGATGAGCGCGAGCTGATCCCGCGTACATCGGAGGCCTTGCTCAACGAGATGCTCGCGGCCGGCCGCCGCCACGACGCGCCCGAGACCGCGATCGCCGCGATTCGTGCCGTACGGCGTCGCGAGTTGTTCCGGGTAGCCGCCGCCGACTTGTCCGGGTTGATCGAGGTGGAGGCCGTCGGCGAGGCATTGACCGTGATCACGGCCGCCACTCTCGGCTCCGCGCTGGAGGTCGCGCGCCGCGCGGTCGCGGCCGGCCCGGTCTTCAACGGGGACGAGCCGACGCGGCTGGCGATCGTCGCGATGGGCCGGTTCGGCGGGCACGAGCTCGGGTACGGCAGCGACGCGGACGTGATGTTCGTGCACGACCCGCTGCCGGGCGCCGAGGAACGGACCGCCACGGATTTCGCGACCCAGGTGGCGACCGAATTGCGCCGACTGTTGGCCATTCCCGGCGCGGATCCGGCCGTCGCGATCGACGCGGACCTTCGGCCGGAAGGGCGCCAGGGGCCGTTGGTCCGGACGCTCGCCTCCTACGCGTCGTACTACGCGCGCTGGTCTGCCGTTTGGGAGGCGCAGGCGTTGCTGCGGGCGGACCCGTTGGTGGGGGATTCCGGGTTGCGGGAGGCGTTCCGCGAGTTGATCGACCCGTTGCGCTATCCCGCCGACGGCGTGCCCGATCGCGATGTGGTCGAGATCCGCCGGGTCAAGGCGCGCGTGGATGCCGAACGCCTGCCGCGTGGTGCCGATCCCGCGACGCACACCAAGTTGGGGCCGGGTGGTTTGGCCGATGTCGAGTGGACCGTGCAGCTCTTGCAGTTGCGGGAGGCGCGGCGGGTTCCGGAGCTGCGCACCACTCGCACGCTGGCCGCACTCGAGGCCGCGGTCGACGCGGGGTTGGTCGTACGGCGTGATGCCGACGTACTGCGGACGGCCTGGTGCATGGCGACCCGCGTACGCAACGCGAACATGCTGGTGCGCGCGCGATCAGGTGATTCGTTGCCGCGCGATCCACGCGATCTGGCGGCAGTTGCGCAGATCTGCGGTTATCCGCCGGGCGAGACCAGCCGCTTCTCCGACGACTACCGCCGCCGAACCCGCCGCGCCCGCGCCGCCGTAAACCACCTCTTCTGGGACGACTAA
- a CDS encoding family 78 glycoside hydrolase catalytic domain, giving the protein MPEDARPSRRLVLGSVAATAASASVVSVPVEAAATEEQWPVGGPLSVGRLTVEYADEPLGLDVERPRLAWIATAPGYGATQSAYQVLVASRPELLKPGQADVWDSGQVETSLSIGVQYGGPALAARTRYHWRVRLWDGRGRAGGWSKPSWFETALLDEGFGTASWIGAPPAQVSDLAGATWIWTASSPAGSRWFRHRAAVPAGVTSARLVATADDDFTLWLNGEQALTAPQQTDGWRLARTADVTHLVTDTITLAAVATNRPGPSVNPAGLLVKLVLDTPNGPVVIATGNNWRVFESEVPGWTTEAFDDSSWPAATAIAPYGQGAWGNNVTVAREQPAPLLRRAFELAKPVLKARLYSCGLAYQELRVNGRPVGNAVLDPGFTDYDTTLLYVTHDVTGLLRKGQNVLGAELGRGFYGLTTPNVWRWHQAPWNGEPRLIARLVVDHPDGTSTEIRSDQDWRVTDGPTVSNSLYSGETYDARLLPAGWDTTGFDDSAWSGVAPLPAPQGVLKAQQHEPIRVIETVAPSKVSEVKPGVWVVDFGRTTAGWTRLKVSAEAGTKVSLLHGETVRADGTVVSINPHVQVPRFQLDEFIASSNGVEEWEARFSYKGFRYVQVEGLGQRPDLVMRVAHSDVREVTEFSASQPRYELLEKTMRRTVLNNLHGIPTDTPTYEKNGWTGDAQVGAPTMAATLDMARFFTKWLGDLRDSQVESGQLPVIVPSGGWGYRELAPATEWTTVYPFVLREMHRWYGDERLLAEHWQPVLRYLDWELGRVVDNLSPTVLGDWIPPGSEGPPPEDPRITATSYLHRALIAIAEVGELTGRGDDASRLRQTAAGLKAGLNAAFLDTSRGLYRTDRDPEYRQTSNAVPLAFGLVPDEFVPRVVANLVADITERGYHLNTGCLGVVTLLPVLTRYGHAEVAAKLALQRTYPSWGYWLDNGADTMWEMWETTTRSRNHYFHGTVAQWLLENVAGVRNVAGGWQKVVIRPDARSQVTWAALKTDTVRGRVAASWRQTGRVLHLEAQVPVGTTAEVHIPAARAADVSVVPAPYAGPPRYEAGYAIYTVGSGHWHFVTRSA; this is encoded by the coding sequence ATGCCTGAAGACGCGCGCCCGAGCCGTCGGTTGGTGCTGGGATCGGTGGCTGCTACAGCCGCTTCCGCCTCGGTGGTGAGCGTCCCGGTTGAGGCTGCCGCTACAGAAGAGCAGTGGCCGGTGGGTGGGCCGTTGTCGGTGGGGCGGCTCACGGTCGAGTACGCCGACGAGCCGCTCGGGCTGGACGTCGAACGTCCGCGGCTCGCGTGGATCGCGACGGCTCCCGGGTACGGCGCGACGCAGTCGGCGTACCAGGTGCTTGTCGCCTCGCGGCCCGAGCTGCTCAAACCCGGCCAGGCGGACGTGTGGGATTCGGGCCAGGTCGAGACGTCGCTTTCGATCGGAGTCCAGTACGGCGGACCAGCGTTGGCCGCGCGGACGCGGTACCACTGGCGCGTGCGTCTTTGGGATGGCCGCGGCCGGGCCGGGGGATGGAGCAAGCCGTCGTGGTTCGAGACCGCGCTGCTCGACGAGGGCTTCGGTACGGCGTCGTGGATCGGCGCTCCCCCGGCCCAAGTCTCGGACCTCGCCGGCGCCACCTGGATCTGGACCGCGTCATCGCCGGCCGGTTCGCGGTGGTTCCGGCATCGCGCGGCCGTGCCCGCCGGAGTGACGAGCGCGCGGCTGGTCGCGACGGCCGATGACGACTTCACCCTCTGGCTGAACGGCGAACAAGCCCTGACCGCGCCCCAGCAAACCGACGGCTGGCGCCTTGCACGGACAGCCGACGTCACCCACCTAGTGACAGACACGATCACCCTGGCGGCGGTGGCGACCAACCGGCCCGGCCCATCGGTCAACCCCGCCGGCCTGCTGGTCAAACTCGTGCTGGATACCCCAAACGGTCCCGTGGTGATTGCCACTGGCAACAACTGGCGCGTCTTCGAGAGTGAGGTTCCGGGCTGGACCACCGAAGCCTTCGACGACTCATCGTGGCCTGCGGCAACAGCCATCGCGCCGTACGGGCAAGGGGCCTGGGGCAACAACGTGACCGTGGCGCGCGAACAGCCTGCGCCCTTGTTGCGAAGGGCTTTCGAGCTGGCGAAACCGGTGCTCAAGGCAAGGTTGTACTCGTGCGGCCTCGCCTACCAGGAGCTGCGCGTCAACGGCAGGCCGGTCGGCAACGCCGTACTCGATCCGGGTTTCACCGACTACGACACCACGCTGCTGTACGTGACGCACGACGTGACGGGTCTGCTGCGTAAGGGCCAGAACGTGCTCGGCGCCGAACTCGGGCGCGGCTTCTACGGCCTCACCACGCCGAACGTGTGGCGCTGGCACCAGGCGCCCTGGAACGGCGAACCGCGGCTGATCGCGCGGTTGGTGGTGGACCATCCGGACGGCACGAGTACCGAGATCCGGTCGGACCAGGACTGGCGTGTGACGGATGGGCCGACGGTCTCCAACTCGTTGTACTCGGGCGAGACGTACGACGCGAGGCTGCTCCCGGCCGGCTGGGATACGACCGGCTTCGACGATTCGGCGTGGTCCGGGGTGGCACCACTCCCTGCACCCCAAGGCGTACTCAAGGCGCAGCAGCACGAGCCGATTCGCGTGATCGAGACGGTTGCCCCTAGCAAGGTTTCGGAGGTCAAGCCCGGGGTTTGGGTGGTGGACTTCGGCCGGACGACCGCGGGTTGGACCCGGCTCAAGGTGTCTGCCGAGGCCGGGACGAAGGTCAGCCTGCTGCACGGCGAGACCGTGCGTGCGGACGGCACCGTGGTCTCGATCAATCCGCATGTGCAGGTGCCGCGATTCCAGCTCGACGAGTTCATTGCCTCGAGCAACGGTGTCGAGGAGTGGGAAGCACGCTTTTCCTACAAGGGTTTCCGGTACGTCCAGGTAGAGGGCCTTGGGCAACGACCTGACCTGGTGATGCGGGTGGCCCATTCCGACGTACGCGAGGTGACGGAGTTCAGCGCGAGCCAGCCGCGGTACGAGCTGCTCGAAAAGACGATGCGGCGAACCGTGCTGAACAACCTCCACGGCATCCCGACCGACACCCCGACGTACGAGAAGAACGGCTGGACCGGTGACGCCCAAGTCGGCGCGCCCACGATGGCCGCGACGTTGGATATGGCCCGCTTCTTCACCAAATGGCTCGGGGATCTGCGCGACAGCCAGGTGGAGTCGGGACAACTGCCGGTGATCGTGCCGAGCGGCGGCTGGGGCTATCGCGAACTCGCGCCGGCGACCGAATGGACCACGGTCTACCCGTTCGTGCTGCGGGAGATGCACCGCTGGTACGGCGACGAACGGCTGCTCGCGGAGCACTGGCAACCGGTCCTGCGTTATCTCGACTGGGAGCTCGGCCGGGTCGTCGACAACCTGTCGCCGACCGTGCTCGGCGACTGGATTCCGCCCGGCTCGGAAGGACCGCCGCCGGAGGACCCGCGGATCACGGCCACGTCGTACCTGCATCGCGCGCTGATCGCGATCGCCGAGGTGGGCGAGCTGACCGGGCGCGGGGATGACGCCTCGCGCTTGCGGCAGACCGCGGCGGGGTTGAAGGCCGGGCTCAACGCGGCATTCCTCGACACCTCGCGCGGGTTGTACCGGACTGATCGGGATCCCGAATACCGGCAGACCTCGAACGCCGTACCCCTTGCTTTTGGTTTGGTACCGGACGAGTTCGTACCGCGCGTGGTGGCGAACCTGGTCGCCGATATCACCGAGCGCGGGTACCACCTGAATACGGGATGCCTTGGCGTGGTGACGTTGTTGCCGGTGCTCACCCGGTACGGGCATGCGGAGGTGGCGGCGAAGCTCGCGCTGCAGCGGACGTACCCGAGCTGGGGGTATTGGCTCGACAACGGCGCGGACACGATGTGGGAGATGTGGGAGACCACGACCCGATCGCGGAACCACTACTTCCACGGCACGGTCGCGCAATGGCTGCTGGAGAACGTGGCCGGCGTGCGCAACGTCGCGGGTGGTTGGCAGAAGGTGGTGATCCGGCCGGACGCCCGCAGCCAGGTGACGTGGGCCGCACTGAAGACCGATACCGTGCGTGGTCGAGTGGCGGCGTCCTGGCGGCAAACCGGGCGCGTGCTGCATTTGGAGGCGCAGGTGCCGGTTGGTACGACGGCCGAGGTTCACATCCCGGCCGCGCGAGCCGCCGACGTCTCGGTCGTGCCCGCGCCGTACGCCGGACCACCTCGCTACGAAGCGGGTTACGCCATCTACACCGTCGGCTCCGGCCACTGGCATTTCGTCACCCGCTCAGCCTGA
- the trmB gene encoding tRNA (guanosine(46)-N7)-methyltransferase TrmB, with protein METKERRRLDVVSHVQRSTRMTAGQQRAWAEIWPQIGRRLEEIPAGPVDFSEWFGRTAPVVLEIGSGMGEPTAQLAATAPEVDHLAAEVYQAGHGQLMLWAERGGVSNLRLLLGDAVIFLMDHVPAGSLHGVRIYFPDPWPKKRHHKRRLIQPAFVALIASRLAPGGTLHLATDWAHYADQMLEVCTAEPLLTNQYDTWAPRPDWRPVTKFESRAHREGRPTRDLLFTRH; from the coding sequence GTGGAGACGAAGGAGCGGCGGCGGCTTGACGTCGTGAGTCATGTCCAGCGGAGTACCCGGATGACCGCTGGGCAGCAGCGCGCGTGGGCCGAGATCTGGCCGCAGATCGGCCGCCGGCTGGAGGAGATCCCGGCTGGACCGGTGGACTTCTCCGAGTGGTTCGGCCGGACCGCGCCGGTGGTGCTGGAGATCGGTTCCGGCATGGGCGAGCCGACGGCCCAGCTCGCGGCGACCGCGCCCGAGGTCGACCACCTCGCCGCCGAGGTCTACCAGGCCGGCCACGGTCAACTGATGCTCTGGGCCGAGCGCGGCGGCGTCTCCAACCTGCGCCTACTCCTGGGCGACGCGGTCATCTTCCTGATGGACCACGTCCCGGCCGGCTCATTGCACGGCGTCCGGATCTACTTCCCCGACCCTTGGCCGAAGAAGCGCCACCACAAGCGCCGCCTGATCCAGCCCGCCTTCGTGGCGCTGATCGCGTCGCGCCTCGCCCCGGGTGGCACCTTGCACCTGGCAACAGACTGGGCGCACTACGCGGACCAGATGCTCGAGGTCTGCACCGCCGAACCGCTGCTCACGAACCAGTACGACACCTGGGCCCCGCGCCCGGATTGGCGCCCGGTCACGAAGTTCGAGAGCCGCGCCCACCGCGAAGGCCGCCCCACCCGCGACCTCCTCTTCACCCGCCACTAA
- a CDS encoding peptidylprolyl isomerase, producing the protein MRIFRRTQTLSVAGALLLTGLFAAPASAAPSPVTPSGSPVIQHCVFTPTPENPAARPVQPPFPYAFARGHVTATIQTNHGTLKLLLDRRNAPCAVHNLIHLAQSRFYDETECFRLTNSARLGVLQCGDLIKQEVGGPGYKFDDEVTGKEKYPRGTIAMGNQGPGTNGSEFFIVHSFANISPNYTVMGRVIHGMDVLDKIVAGGIIDVNGPNDGLPKLPVHILSIRLG; encoded by the coding sequence ATGCGCATCTTCCGTCGTACGCAGACCCTGTCCGTCGCCGGTGCCCTCCTGCTCACCGGCCTATTCGCCGCCCCGGCCTCGGCGGCCCCCTCGCCGGTTACGCCTAGTGGGAGTCCGGTGATCCAGCACTGTGTGTTCACGCCGACTCCGGAGAACCCGGCGGCCCGGCCGGTCCAGCCGCCGTTCCCGTACGCGTTCGCTCGCGGGCACGTGACCGCGACGATCCAGACCAACCACGGCACCCTCAAGCTCCTGCTCGACCGCCGGAACGCGCCCTGCGCCGTACACAACCTGATCCACCTCGCGCAGAGCCGGTTCTACGACGAGACCGAGTGCTTCCGGCTCACCAACTCGGCCCGCCTCGGCGTGCTGCAGTGCGGCGACCTGATCAAGCAGGAGGTCGGTGGGCCCGGCTACAAGTTCGACGACGAGGTCACCGGCAAGGAGAAGTACCCGCGCGGCACGATTGCCATGGGCAACCAAGGCCCGGGCACCAACGGCAGCGAGTTCTTCATCGTGCACAGCTTCGCGAACATCTCGCCGAACTACACCGTGATGGGCCGGGTCATTCACGGCATGGACGTGCTCGACAAGATCGTTGCCGGCGGCATCATCGACGTGAACGGCCCGAACGACGGTCTGCCGAAACTCCCCGTCCACATCCTCTCGATCCGCCTCGGGTGA
- a CDS encoding SGNH/GDSL hydrolase family protein encodes MRRVRSGGVWVPAADQRIRYVGSWGAYDVAARATVNSGSRVVFGFTGRTLTGRFDVSTISHPGQIWISVDGARPTMRTVNADRIRLAPRRLHDGPHTVEITVKDVDIDGRRWKTPLHSGIIVTGFELDRGARIVDGPPASDVRMLFLGDSITQGSRALNLARGPHGADGRMSFAALTARAFGADADQIGFGGQGVLRPVAPGGVPPADETFGWNFHGSPAERDPHVIVVNQGTNDSAFPAEAFRTAYSAYLGQIRAAHPNAWIFAMRPFGGYHATEVEAIVKALNDAKTTYVDTTDWLEPTDFEDGVHPLVVGHLRAARRLTEIIASTTGLAATRVR; translated from the coding sequence GTGCGACGAGTGCGGTCGGGTGGGGTTTGGGTGCCGGCGGCGGATCAGCGGATCCGGTACGTCGGCTCGTGGGGCGCGTACGACGTCGCTGCGCGAGCTACGGTCAACTCGGGGAGCCGGGTCGTGTTCGGCTTCACCGGTAGGACGTTGACCGGGCGTTTTGACGTCAGCACCATCAGCCATCCCGGGCAGATCTGGATATCGGTCGATGGGGCTCGGCCGACGATGCGCACGGTTAATGCCGACCGGATTCGGCTAGCTCCGCGACGGCTCCACGACGGACCGCATACCGTCGAGATCACGGTGAAGGACGTCGACATTGACGGCCGACGGTGGAAGACGCCTTTGCACTCCGGCATCATCGTCACCGGCTTCGAGCTCGACCGTGGCGCGCGAATCGTCGACGGTCCACCCGCGAGCGACGTACGGATGCTGTTCCTCGGCGACTCCATCACCCAGGGCTCGCGCGCGCTCAACCTCGCCCGCGGCCCGCATGGCGCCGACGGGCGGATGAGTTTCGCCGCGCTCACCGCCCGGGCCTTCGGTGCGGACGCGGACCAGATCGGCTTCGGCGGCCAAGGCGTACTCCGCCCAGTGGCCCCCGGCGGCGTACCGCCCGCAGACGAAACCTTCGGCTGGAACTTCCACGGCTCACCGGCCGAGCGGGATCCGCACGTGATCGTGGTCAACCAGGGTACGAACGACTCCGCCTTCCCCGCCGAGGCCTTCCGCACGGCGTACAGCGCGTATCTCGGCCAGATCCGCGCGGCGCATCCCAACGCCTGGATCTTCGCGATGCGCCCGTTTGGTGGCTACCACGCGACCGAGGTCGAGGCGATCGTCAAGGCTTTGAACGACGCCAAGACGACGTACGTCGACACGACCGATTGGCTCGAGCCGACCGACTTCGAGGATGGCGTACATCCCCTCGTCGTCGGCCACCTCCGCGCCGCCCGCCGCTTGACCGAGATCATCGCCAGCACCACCGGTCTGGCGGCAACAAGGGTCCGATAA
- a CDS encoding aminotransferase-like domain-containing protein — translation MKNGSTTGELMAALRSTVRDLLPGDRLPSSRDLMAEHQVGPGTVARAIARLTAEGLVVTRPGSGTFVAPKASAKGDPADTGWQTVALTDRAVDTRPLIDVLGEPSPDTILLDGGYLHRSLQPVRALSAALARAARRPDAWDRAPVNGLAPLRAVFATAAGPGIGPDDVLITAGGQSALSLVFRAIAGPGNPVLVESPTYPGALAAARAAGLSPVPVPMDADGVRPELLADAFAMTGARVFYCQPSHHNPTGAVLPPERRRQVVEVARAAGAFVIEDDFARHLGHGGPMPRSLLAEDRDGTVVQLTSLTKPAAPSLRIGALVARGPVMDRMRAVRHVDDFFVSRPLQEAALELVSAPAWDRHLRTLAVALRERCRELANAIERERPDWSVTRVPTGGLHLWVRLPTGPGGSMVTASAARRQAVAVSAGHRYFAAEAPAAYLRMGFAATADRADLSDAVRRLASI, via the coding sequence ATGAAGAACGGTAGCACTACTGGTGAGCTGATGGCGGCCCTTCGTTCCACCGTCCGTGACCTGCTGCCGGGAGACCGGCTTCCAAGCAGCCGGGACCTGATGGCAGAACATCAGGTCGGCCCGGGCACGGTCGCGCGGGCGATCGCGCGACTGACCGCCGAGGGGCTCGTCGTCACCCGTCCCGGTAGCGGAACCTTCGTGGCGCCCAAGGCATCGGCGAAAGGCGATCCGGCCGACACCGGCTGGCAGACCGTGGCCCTCACCGATCGCGCCGTCGACACCCGGCCGCTGATCGACGTACTCGGAGAGCCGTCGCCGGACACGATCCTGCTCGACGGCGGCTACCTGCATCGCTCCCTGCAGCCCGTACGCGCTCTGAGCGCGGCACTGGCCCGCGCCGCGCGACGTCCGGATGCGTGGGACCGGGCGCCGGTCAACGGTCTGGCGCCACTGCGTGCCGTGTTCGCGACGGCTGCCGGTCCAGGGATCGGGCCAGACGATGTGCTGATCACCGCCGGTGGGCAGAGCGCGTTATCGCTCGTCTTCCGGGCGATCGCCGGGCCGGGCAATCCGGTCTTGGTCGAGTCGCCCACCTACCCGGGCGCGTTGGCGGCGGCGCGGGCGGCGGGGCTCAGCCCGGTCCCGGTGCCGATGGACGCCGACGGGGTGCGGCCGGAGCTGCTCGCCGACGCGTTCGCGATGACCGGCGCGCGCGTCTTCTACTGCCAACCGTCCCATCACAACCCGACCGGCGCGGTGCTACCGCCGGAGCGACGTCGCCAGGTGGTCGAGGTGGCCCGGGCGGCAGGCGCGTTCGTGATCGAGGACGACTTCGCGAGGCACCTCGGCCATGGTGGGCCGATGCCGCGTTCGCTGCTGGCCGAGGATCGCGACGGCACCGTCGTACAGCTGACCTCGCTCACCAAACCGGCGGCGCCTAGTCTGCGGATCGGCGCGCTGGTGGCGCGAGGTCCGGTGATGGACCGAATGCGGGCGGTTCGGCACGTCGACGACTTCTTCGTCAGTCGGCCCTTGCAGGAGGCGGCGCTCGAACTGGTCAGCGCCCCTGCGTGGGATCGGCATTTGCGGACGCTGGCGGTGGCCTTGCGCGAGCGTTGCCGGGAGCTGGCGAACGCGATCGAGCGCGAACGGCCCGACTGGTCGGTCACTCGCGTGCCGACCGGCGGACTGCATCTGTGGGTTCGGCTGCCGACCGGTCCGGGCGGCAGCATGGTGACCGCGTCCGCCGCCCGTCGGCAGGCGGTCGCGGTCAGCGCCGGCCATCGCTACTTCGCCGCGGAGGCACCCGCGGCGTACTTGCGGATGGGGTTCGCGGCGACCGCCGACCGCGCCGACCTGAGCGACGCGGTCCGGCGACTCGCCTCCATCTGA